The DNA sequence TAATAAAATGATGTGCAAATCCTTTTCTCCTGTTGAGCGTCAGCAATTAGAAAAAGTTTTTAGGGAGCTTGTAACTGATTACCATTTTTTATCTGATGATGAGATAATTAAAGCTTTTAAAGGTAAAACAAATGGTGATGATGTTGCTGACGGAGTTCTTCTTGGAGATATTAAAGACATTGGAGGCATGATTTCAGTAACAGCGAGAATCGTTAGGGTAACAGATAAGATTGGAATTGCAAGGGCGAGCGTTGATATTGAAAAAGATAAAATAGACGAAAGAATGCTTGCATATTTAAAGGATGGTTTTAAACAACCTGTTGTTACTGTTTTAGGATCAGACATCCCATCAGAAGAATATGGCAGGTTGCATGTAGAAACCGTTCCTAAAGAGGCAGATGTTTTTGTTGATGGTCAATTAAAAGGTAAAACCAATGTTACATTAGAAGAACTTCCAAAAGGAAAGAGAAAGATTTTAATCTTAAAGGAAGGTTATGAACAGTGGCAAGGAGAAATAGAGATAGGAGCAGGTAAAACAGCGGAAATACGGCATACTTTTAGTAGTTTATATGCTGATATTGATATTAAAAGCAGTGTAAAAGGTGCAGATATCTATGTAGATGGCTCAAAAAAAGGTGAAACCCCAATTACACTTTCTGTAAAAAAAGGAAATGTAACCATTGATTTGAAAAAAAGAATGTTACAAGTCCATGAGTAAAAATATTAATGTTGAAAAATCTCAGTCTGTGTATTTTGACCTTGTTTATGAATGCGGCAATGTAAAAGTAAAAAGCCGTCCTTCAGCAGCAAAATGGTATTTAAATAATGAAGAAATTGGCTCAACTCCTGGCGAAAAAACAGCCCTTAAAGAAGGTCAGTATGATGTAAAAGTAGTAAAAGATGGATATATTGACTGGACAGGTAAAGTTACGGTTAAGGCTGGAGGTGTTGAATCTATAGAAGCTGTACTAAAAGAAGTGGACAAAATTAAGGGTGAATGGAAAGAGCCAATAACAGGAATAGAATTTGTTTTAATTCCAGCAGGTAAGTTTGATATGGGAAGTCCTGATGATGAAAAAAGTAGAAGTTCTGACGAAGGACCTGTTCATGAAGTTACTTTAGATGCTTTTTATATGGCAAAGTATGAGGTTACAAATTCCCAGTATGTGAAGTTTTTAAATGATGTTGGAAAAAGAGGTCCAAGCGGCCAGCAATGGTTTAACACAGAGCAGGAAAGTTCATATTCAAAAATTTCAGGAACAGCGGGAAATTTTAATGTGAAAGCAGGCTATGAAAATCATCCGGTTGTAACTGTGTCATATTACGGAGCTGAGGCTTTTGTTAAATGGCTGGCTGGAAAAACAGGCAAGAAGATAAGTCTGCCTACAGAGGCAGAATGGGAGTATGCTTGCAGGGCAGGGACAAGTACGCCGTTTTATTTTGGAAATTGTTTGTCAACAAGTCAGGCTAATTATGATGGCAATTATCCCTATGAAGGCTGTGATAAGGGTAAGTATATTCAAGCACCAGTAAAAGTTGGCAGTTATCCTAAAAATAATTTTGGATTATTTGATATGCATGGAAATGTGTGGGAATGGTGCTTGGAGTTTTATGACTCTAATTATTATAAGAGCAGTCCTGAAAAAAATCCTATGGGACCGAGTTCGGGCTCGTCTCGTGTTTTGCGCGGGGGCAGTTGGAACTCCTACGCCAGGAGCTGCCGTTCGGCTAATCGCTCCGACTACTCGCCTTCCATACTGTACGACGACGTTGGCTTGCGGCCTTGCATTCGCTTAGGTCAGTAGCAAGGACAGTCTGAACACGATTCATAGGATTATAGGAAAGACAGGATTAGGACGGGGTTTAATAAATTATTTTTTTAAGAGAAAAACAAGCAGGAAACAAGAACAAGAAAAAAGCAAGTATGAGGACGTGAAAAATGAAATGAATTGAATTATAATAAATGACGAATCATTACTGTTTTTTATGGTATGATTTTGTCTAAGGCTATAATTTTAGCCTTAGACAACGGAATTAAATGTCAGTTTTTTTGCGCGCGACTCCGCTTGCAGGAGCGCGCAAGAAATATAACGCGATGCGTCATAAATACTTTAGGAGAATTAATAATGTCAGTGAACTATAAATTTTTTATGATTCCAATCAAAAATAATGAGACAATGGCTGAAGAATTAAATAAATTTTTGAGGGCAAACAGAATTATTTCGGTTGATAAAGATTTTGTAGCTCAAGGCGGAGCCTCTTTTTGGGCTGTTTCTATTGAGTTTATATCAGGATCCAATGAAACAGCATCTTCTGCAGCTTCAAAAAGTAGAGTTGACTATCGTGAGGTTTTATCTCAAGAGGACTTTGCACTTTTTGTAAAATTAAAAGAATGGAGAAAAAAACAAGCAATAAAAGAAGCGACTCCAGTATATACAATATTAAATAATGCTCATTTA is a window from the Desulfobacterales bacterium genome containing:
- a CDS encoding HRDC domain-containing protein, encoding MSVNYKFFMIPIKNNETMAEELNKFLRANRIISVDKDFVAQGGASFWAVSIEFISGSNETASSAASKSRVDYREVLSQEDFALFVKLKEWRKKQAIKEATPVYTILNNAHLAAISEKKINTKKGIMSLESVGEERANKYSNDIIVIVNEEIKRLEQLKQTEKKN
- a CDS encoding SUMF1/EgtB/PvdO family nonheme iron enzyme; the protein is MSKNINVEKSQSVYFDLVYECGNVKVKSRPSAAKWYLNNEEIGSTPGEKTALKEGQYDVKVVKDGYIDWTGKVTVKAGGVESIEAVLKEVDKIKGEWKEPITGIEFVLIPAGKFDMGSPDDEKSRSSDEGPVHEVTLDAFYMAKYEVTNSQYVKFLNDVGKRGPSGQQWFNTEQESSYSKISGTAGNFNVKAGYENHPVVTVSYYGAEAFVKWLAGKTGKKISLPTEAEWEYACRAGTSTPFYFGNCLSTSQANYDGNYPYEGCDKGKYIQAPVKVGSYPKNNFGLFDMHGNVWEWCLEFYDSNYYKSSPEKNPMGPSSGSSRVLRGGSWNSYARSCRSANRSDYSPSILYDDVGLRPCIRLGQ